GGAAGCAATCTACTGATGTTGATAAATGACATACTAGATCTTTCAAAAATTGAAGCAGGCAAGATTAAATTAAATCCTGAATCTATAGATATTTACAAATTAGTGGAAGAGATAAGCTCCATCTTTAGTCTAAAAATATCATCAAAAAATCTGAAATATAATGTAGTAATAGATAGGAATATTCCGCATAATCTAATATTGGATGAAGTTAGATTGAGACAGATATTGTTTAATTTGATCGGAAATGCAATTAAATTTACTAATAGTGGTGAGGTGTCTTTAAGAGTAAATCTACTTTCTACATTGGGTAATAGTTTTGTTGATATTCGAATAGATGTTGAAGATACAGGTATTGGAATTGATCGAAATTCTTATACTTTGATTTTTGATGCTTTTATGCAACAGGAAGGTCAAAACACTAAAAAGTACGGTGGGACAGGTCTAGGATTGGCAATAACTAAGAGACTTGTTGAAATAATGGGAGGAAACATTAGTGTTAAATCTGAATTAAACAAAGGATCTGTTTTTACAATCAATCTTTTTAATGTTGAAGTCTCTAAGGATTTGTCAATTTTAAACGAAGATGATGAGAAGAAATATTTAAATATTAGCTTTGAAAACAGAAAAATTTTGATTGCAGATGATGTTTTTCTAAATAGGAAATTGATTGAAGAATACTTAAAGGATAGTGGTCTTGTAGTGATCGGAGCTGTGGACGGTAAAGATGCCATTATAAAAACAGAAGAGTTTAATCCTGATTTGATTTTGATGGATATTCGAATGCCTGTTATGAACGGTGTTGAAGCTACAAAAAATATTAGAGCTATAAAAAAGTTTTCTGACATTCCGATTATTGCTATAACTGCTTCTGTCTTACAAAATAATCTGGACAATTATCAAAAAATTGGATTCAATGGTTATCTGAAAAAACCTGTTAGCAGAGATAAGATTATTAATGAATTGATAAAATGGTTGCCTTGGAAAAATGAAAATAAAAATTATATCAATATTTCAGAAAAAGTAACTGTTCATGAAGTGATGAGTGAGAATGAGATAGGTGGATTGAAGAAAATTTTTAGTTCAGAAATAAAAGAGAAATATGAAAAAGTAACTGCTAGTGGCTTCATCAATGAGATAGTTGATTTTGCTAAAGAATTACTGAGCATATCC
This Candidatus Delongbacteria bacterium DNA region includes the following protein-coding sequences:
- a CDS encoding response regulator, translated to MLSFYKNLNLSSKLTLMMMMVSFFALTTALTIKAYYDMDKDKGEIVRLTSVVTKIIGDNLSYHIIFDKYDEAEETLEKLCFNIPDIVYARIYNINKVPVSEYNLYNKKVELYGLLDNESLFIDGFLHHKQSITNRGKKIGSIYVITTASSIQSRIYDNFKLTLSILMVVLIFSYFLSRVLQKFISNPLIRLAEYTRKLSNSNEIEVLDEFNESKDSIGILYSEFKQMTIKLRMRENEKNQLNEELENRVVERTKSLELMNRKLESTNKILIKAKEEAEAATKAKSEFLANMSHEIRTPLNAVIGFTDLLINMIEDSIQKSYLDSIRASGSNLLMLINDILDLSKIEAGKIKLNPESIDIYKLVEEISSIFSLKISSKNLKYNVVIDRNIPHNLILDEVRLRQILFNLIGNAIKFTNSGEVSLRVNLLSTLGNSFVDIRIDVEDTGIGIDRNSYTLIFDAFMQQEGQNTKKYGGTGLGLAITKRLVEIMGGNISVKSELNKGSVFTINLFNVEVSKDLSILNEDDEKKYLNISFENRKILIADDVFLNRKLIEEYLKDSGLVVIGAVDGKDAIIKTEEFNPDLILMDIRMPVMNGVEATKNIRAIKKFSDIPIIAITASVLQNNLDNYQKIGFNGYLKKPVSRDKIINELIKWLPWKNENKNYINISEKVTVHEVMSENEIGGLKKIFSSEIKEKYEKVTASGFINEIVDFAKELLSISEKNNCKIVTQFAKELLSSAEHSDIEQIDRLLLKFNEIEKSILL